The sequence below is a genomic window from Actinomycetota bacterium.
GCTGCACTGCGGGCGCGAACGAAGCGGCGTCCAGAACGCCGTACCCCTCCATGGAAGGCGGGTACAGCGTGTCCCTGGCGCTCCACTTCAGCAGCGTCTCCACGGCCTGCGGCGTCGAGGGCCGCCCCGCCGCCAGCGCCGTGTCGATGAGCTTGGCCGCCATACCCGCCACCAGGGGGGCCGAGAAGCTCGTGCCGGTCGCACCCGCGTAGCATGCGTTGCAGTTGTGGCCCGCGGCCTTCACGCCGAAGAACTTCGCCACCACCTCAGGATCGGTATGAGTGATGACTCCGAAGACATCGCTGGCGCCTACCGAGATCACGTCGCTGGTCGAATTCGGCGACGCCCACCCCGGAGCCCCCGGCCCCCCAGCGTTGCCGAAGCCGTTGCCGTTTGCGACCACGACCGTCACCCCGGCACGCCTGGCGTAGGCGAGAGCCTCGTCGGTGTCGTCCCAAACCGACGGGAACGGATACGAGTGGCCGAAGCTCATGTTGATGACATCGGCCTTGACCGTGTCGACGGCCCAACGCACGGCCGCGGCCGCGTCTCCGCTGATCGACCCACCCTTGTTGCCCACCTTGCCGATCGCCAGCTGCGTCCCCGGCGCGAACGACGGCTCCTTCACGGCGAACGGCGCGGCGTTGCGCCCGGCCGCGAGCGAGGCGGTGGCGGTCCCGTGGCCGTTGTCATCGAACGGGTCCGGGGCCCGGTCGTCCCACAGCCGGCCGGGGGCCGGGTTTCGCTTTGCGCCCTTGGCCTCCGTGAAGTCCCACCAGGCGACGATCTGGTCGTCGTCGCTGGACGGGCCGCGGTAGTCGAACTCCTGGTGAAGGGGGTTGAGTCCGGTGTCGAGGACGGCGACGATCACGTCCCGGCCCCCGAACCTGTTGTCGGCGGAGGCCGGTTGCGTGGCCGCGACGCACAGCACCGAAAGGGCAACGGCCAACACTCGTGCGGGCATCGGAGGACCTCCGGGTCGGGTTGGCTACGCATCAGGTTTCTCCGCACGGACGGCAGTTCCTGCCGGCACTGGCAGAATCCTCAGGTGGAGACGCTGTTCAGGGCGGTGCGGGTTTTCGACGGGAGCCGGTTCCTGGACGGCCCCCGGGACGTGTTGGTACGCGGCGGGGTGGTCCATTCGGTCGCTGCCGGCCTGGACGCCGGCGCGCGGGTACACAAGCCCGAGGGAGGAATGCTGCTCCCCGGCTTTGTGGACGCCCACGTCCACCTTTCGTTCGCGGACCCCGCTGTCGTGGCCGCCGGGGGCGTGACGACGGTCCTGGACCTGGGCGCGCCTCTGGCCTACGTCCGGCGCGACCAGTCTCCGCTGACCTTCCGGTTTGCCGGGCCGTTGATCACCTCCCCCGGCGGCTACCCCACCCGGTCCTGGGGGTCGCGCGGCTACGGCCTCGAAGTGCGCGGCCCCCAGGAGGCGCGCGACGCCGTGACGCTGCTGGCGGACATGGGCGCGACCGTCGTCAAAGTCGCCATCGAGCCCGCGGAGGGACCGGTTCCCGACACATCGACGTTGTCCGCCGCCGTCTCGCAGGCGCACTCGATCGGGCTGCGGGTGGCGGCGCATGCCCTGGACGCGTCTTCGGTGCGAAAGGCTCTGGACGCCGGCGCGGACCTGCTCGCCCACATGCCAGTCGACGAGCTGCCCGACGACGTGATCTCCGAACTTGCGCGCCGCGGAACCACCATCATCTCCACCGTCCGGGCCTTCGGTGCGGCCCCCGAAACCATGGCGAACCTACGCCGGCTCGTGGAGGCCGGGGTGCCGGTCGTCTACGGAACGGACCTCGGCAACGGTCCGATCCGCCCCGGGATCGACGTGCTCGAGCTTCAGCTGCTGGCCGAGGCTCTGGGCGGCATGGAGGCCGCTCTCGCCTCCGCGACCTCGGGGGCCGGGGCCCTGGCGGGGTCCGGAGGCACGCTCGCGCCGGGAGAGCGCGCCGACCTGGTCTGGGTGCCGAAGCTCGACCGAATGCAGGACCTGGCGTCCAGCAAAAAGGTCTGGATAGGCGGCAGGCTGGTCGCGTGACCCCGAACCTGCTGTCCTACCGCGACGAGTTCCCAGTCCTTGCGGACAAGGTTTTCCTCGGCTCCCACACGCTGGCGCCGCTGTCCCGCCGCGCCCGCGCCGCGGTGGATCGGTTTATGGACACCTGGCAGTCCAAGGCCTCGGCGGAGCTGGTCTGGTTTGAGGACGTCATCCCGGAGATGCGCCGGGTGGAGGCGTGCTTCGCGCGGCTGATCAACGCCGACCCCGGCGAGGTCGCCCTGACGCCGTCGGTGTCGGCCGCGCTTTCGTCGCTTGCTTCGTGCTTCGACTTCTCCGCGCGCGACGAGGTGGTCATTTCCAGACAGGAGTTTCCGACCGACTGCCACGCCTGGCTCGCGCAGCAGCGACGGGGCGCGCGCGTCGTCTGGGCTGACGGCAAGGACGAGCGCGCGTACGCGGCCGCCCTCGGCCCCCGGACCGCGGTTGTGAGCGCCTCTCGCGTGTCGTACCTGGACGGGTCCCTGCTGGACCCCGACGCCCTGGCGGCCTCGTGCCGCGACGCCGGGGCTTTCTGCGTACTGGACGACTACCACGGCTCCGGCGTCGTCCCGCTGGACGTCCACGCCGTGGGGGCCGAGGCACTGGTGTCGGGTCCGCTCAAGTACCTGCTGGGGGGGCCCGGGGTGGCGTTCCTCTACGTCCGCGCGGACGTGGCACCTTCGCTTCACCCGACGGTCACCGGCTGGTTCAGCCAGCGCGACTTTTTCGCCTTCGACTCATCGCGCCTGGACTGGCCGGACACGTCCCAGCGCTTCGCGCTCGGCACACCGTCTCCCGCCGCCGTCTACGCAGCCGGTGCCGGACTGGACATGATCCTGGAGGTCGGCGTGGACGCCATCCGCTCAAGGACCCTCGAGCTGTCGGGACTGCTGATCGACGCGTTGCAGTCGCACGGGTACCGGGTCCGTACACCACGCGAGCCGCAACGGCGGGGAGCGGTCGTGTCATGGGAGGTGGACGATTCCAAGCGCGTCCTACACGATCTGCTGTCCAGGGGAGTGATCCTGGACGAGCGGCACGGTTGCCTGCGCGCCTGCCCCCACTTTTTCAACACCGAAGGCGACCTGGATGCCCTGCTGACGGCTCTGGGCCAGGCCGGAGGGCTTCGTCCCTAGGATCGCAGGGCGGCTCAGTCACCCTCGGTCGCGCCCGCGGCGCAGCGCGCGCCGGCCCTCCGGGGGCCGCGCCCGGACCCTGACGTCCCCGAGCACGGACAAGGCCTTGATCTGAAGCCGTGGGAGGCCGGCAAGCCCCTCGCCGGTGACGCTGTTGGTGGTGTCGCCGAGGATCCCAATGCCGGACAACTCGACGTCCATCCCCTCGGGGACGGTGATGGTCACGTCGCCGAGAACCGCCGTGGCCCTGATGAAGATCTCATCGGCTTCGAACGTGGCGTTGCGCAGGTCGAGCTTGCAGTCGCCGAGAAGCGCGACGGCCACCATCTCCTCGCCGGCCCGCCATCGTCCGCGCCGGACGTTGTCCCCGAGCACCGCCACCAACACCTTGACGTCCTGCCGCCTGCGGGACGGCCCGGCCGGGCGAGCCGCTTGCCCGGCGACCGGAAGGTCATGGGTCACCGCCTGCAGCTCCTGCGTCGTGGTGGCGGCGACGGCGACCTCCAGCCGTTCGGCCAGTTCGTCGAGAGTGAGGCGGCCCACGGCGAAATGATCCCTGAGGGTCGCGGCGGCGGCGTCACGGTCGGCGTCGGAAGCCCGCACCGGCGGTACCGCGTCCGACTGCCTGGTCAGCGCTTGGCGCAGCGGCGGATCCGCTTCAGCTGGGCGCGCCGCCGGCGCTCCCTGCGGGTCTCCCGCCGGCGCCGGTCGCGGTCCTCGTGCTGACCGATCAGCTGGAGGATCATTCCCCCGAGAACTCTCATCGTCGTCTCCTGGTGTGTCCCTCACTGAGAACAACGCCTGAGAGCCGAAAAGGAGTCGGGTCACTATTCGACATCCCCTGGGGCACCGGGAGCCGGCGGTGTCGCAGCTTGGGTCGGCGGAGGCGGCGTGGGTGGCGTGGGTGGCGCCGGCGCAAAAGCCGTTGTGGGCGGGACTGGAGTCGCTGGCGCAGCCGGGGGCCTGGGCGCAACCGGGGGCGTGGGTGCAGCCGGGGGCCTGGGCGGTACGGGTGGAGTGGGAGGTCTGGGCTCCCGCCGCTCCAGCACCTCGATGATCCCGGACCGCGTGTCGAGCAGCAGGCTGCGCAGCGAGCGCAGCCGGTCGGTGTCGATGTTGTGCCGGCGCGCCGCCGCCAGCACATCGGACACAAACGACTGGAGGTCCGCGCGCAGCCTCCGCACGTCATCGCCTCCCTCGGATACGGCCCCCACCGTCTCCTCCATGCCCTCCCGCGCCAGCTTCAACGAGTTCACCGCAACCCCCAGGGCGTCCCGCGCAGCCACCTTGGCGACCGACCAGGAGGGTGCTGTGTCGTGCAGATCCTCCTCCAAGCCCTCCGGCTGATCCCGGGACGACTGGTAGTCGGCACGAGCCTCTTCGTACGTGACCCGGGCTTCGTCGTGCTCGGATCGCGCCGCCTCGTACTCCTCAAGGGCCGACTCGTAGTCGTTCTGGGCCTCCTCCAGCTCCTCGAGCGCCTCCTGGTAGTCCTCCGAGGTCTCGTCGCCGGCTTGACGCAGGGTGTCGCGCGCCTCGCGCAGAGAGTCCTTCGCGTCGCGCAGCGAGTCTTTTGCGTCCCGGACGGCGTCCTTGGTCTCGCGCATATGATCCTTTGCCGCCCGCATGCGCTCCTTGGCCTCCGTAGCCGACTCCCGGACGTGGCGGGCCGTCCGCCTCTCCTGCTGTCGGACGTCGCGGCCCGCGTTGCGCAGCTCCTCACGCAGGTTGCGGACCGACCCCAGGACCTCGGTGCGGATCTCGTCGGCGATCTGCTTCACCGAAGCACCGACGCGATCACCCAACTCGCGCAGCTCCTCGGCCCGCTCCCGGAGCTCGGTACGTCCGGCGTCGGTGATGCTGTAGACCTTGCGGCCGTCGATCTCTCTGCTGGTCACCAGACCCTCCTCCTCGAGTGCGGCGAGCCGCGGGTAGATGGTTCCCGGAGACGGCGAGTAAAGCCCCATGAACCTCCCCTCCAGCGACACGATGATGTCGTAGCCGTGGCGCGGCTCCTGCTCGAGAAGCTCGAGCAGGTACAGCCTCAGGTCGCCGTGGCGAAACAGCCGCGGGGTCACGCCGCCTGCTCCCGACGGCGCGCCACCCGCAAGGTGCCGGACACGGTCCGGACCCGGGCCTTTGCCCCTCCGTCGCCGAGCCGGCTCCGGAGCCGCCTGTTGCCGGGACGGCGGCCTTCCCAGTCCAGCCCAAAGTCGCTCACGAGACCACCCGAAACCGACGACGCCTCCAGCGCCAGGCTGGGCTCCGCGGGCGTCCGCAGCGCAACCTCTCCAGAAACCGTCTGCACCGAGTACTCGCCCTGCGGGTGGGCGATGTCCAGAGCCACGTCGCCGGACACCGTCTGTGCCCTCACCGACGGGGCCTGTCCCCCCGCCACGGCGACCGACCCGGACACGGTCTGGACCTTGAGCGGTGACGTCAGGTCACGGGCGGCAAGTCCCCCCGACACCGACATCACGTCGACCGGCGAGCCGATGCCGTCCAGGACGATGTCGCCGGACACGGTGCGCACCGTCAGAGGCCCCTGCAACCCGGACACCACCACGGGGGCCGACACCGACTGGATCTCCGCCTGCACGCAGGCCGGCACGACCAGCTGCACGGAGACCCTGCGGGTGGCCGAAGAACTGCGCAACAGCCGCAGGAGCATGCCTTCCGGGGGGTCGGGATGCGTTACCGACAGCACGCCGTCGGAGAAACGGACTTCGACCGGCGGCCCCTCCTCGAGCCTGACCGTCAGGCGGGCGTCGCCCCCGGCTCCCGTCGCTACGGCAACCTCGCCCCCCACTACCCGGACCGCCACCTGCTTCAGGCCCTGCAACGGTATGTCCAGCACGTCGCGCACCGCCCATTCGCTCACGTCGCCCCCCTTTCTGAAGCGACACGATATATCGCTTTCCGTCATGAAGTCAAGATATATCTCGTCTGGGAGCCGCTACTGTGGAAGCATGCGAATGGAACGGTACTCGCTGGTCCTGCTCGTGCGGCCCGGCTCCGCGCCGGAATACGACGAGCAGAGGCTCGAGGAGATCCAGCGCCTGCACCTGGAGCACCTGGGTGAGATGCGCCGGCTCGGCCACCTTGCCGCGGCGGGCCCCGTTTCCGACCAGGACGACCCGGCTCTCCGGGGAATCTGTCTGTACAGGACGGGGGTGGCTGAGACGCGGGAACTGGCGTCGGGCGACCCGGCGGTCCGGGCGGGCCGGCTGGCCGTGAAGGTGATGACGTGGCTGGTGCCGGAGGGACAGGTGTCTTTCGATCAGCCGGCGCCCCAGGACGACGCCAGCGCCACCTGATCGTCCTCCCCCATGCCGATCCTTCCGCGCCACAGGTCCGCCACGATCTGCCCGCCCTGCAGGTGGGCCTCGACGATCCTGGGGACTTCGTCGGGCGTGACGTAGCCGTACCAGTCCCCGCCCGGGTAGATCAGGACGTTGCCCGCCCTGTCGTGGCCCCCCACGTGGCTCGTGCGTCTCACGGCCACTTGCCCGCTCAGCCCCCGCGCCTGCACCTCCTCGCGGAACCTTCGGGCGACGGGTGGTCCGCACTTGCCGCACCGCACGTCTCGATTGGCGTGCACGCAGACGAACACGTGATGGCCCAATAGCGCCTCGTGGCTGAGTGCGCGGGAGATACCGGTACCGGACAGCTCCTCGACCAGAAGAGAAAACTGGTCCACCGTCACCCCGAGGTAGCGGACCCCTTCCGGGAACAAAAGCAGGTCGGTCCCGTCTGCCTTGGAGGGCTCGTCACACGCGTTGATCTTCAGGCCTTCGACGCCCGCGCCCGCCTCGTGCAGGTCCTGGATGAAGCCTCCGTCCTGGTCGATGTGACCGGGCCAGCCGACCCGTCCCGTGCAGACGAAGACGTGGCGGTCGTAACGCTTGACGGTCCCAGCGAGGGGCTGTCTCGGCTCCCCGGCCGGCGACAGCGGGAGGCTTTCGGTCATGCAGCCGAGTTTAGCCGCGGCATCAGGAGTAGGCCTTGGCCTGTATCGAGTACAGGTCGGCGTACAGCCCGCCCTTTGCCATGAGCTGCGCGTGCGAACCGGCCTCGGCCACCTTTCCGGCGTCCAGAACGACGATCAGATCCGCCATCCGCACGGTGGAGAAGCGGTGCGAGACGAGAAGGGTCACGCGGCCCCCCTTCCTGGACTCGGCCGCAAATCGCTCAAACAGCGCGTGCTCCGTCTGTGCGTCCAGCGCGGACGTCGGCTCGTCCAGGATCAGCAGCAGAGGCTCAGGTCTCATCAGCGCCCGCGCCAGCGCGAGCTTCTGCCACTGCCCGCCCGAAAGCTCCTCACCTTCCTGCCATCGGGAGCCGAGCTGCGTTCCCAGCCCGCGCGGCAGGCTTGCCGTCACCTCCGAAGCGCCGGCACGGGCCATCGCATGACTGACCCGGCCCGCGTCGTCGAGGTCCTCCAGGCGGCCCACGCCAACCGACTCACGCAGGAGGAATTCGAAGCGCGCGTAATCCTGGAAGGCGCCTGAGAGCCTGGACCGCCACTGCTCCACGTCGAGATCAGCCAGATCCGCTCCGTCCACGCGGATCGTTCCAGCCGAAGGCTCGTAGAACCGGCACAGCAGCTTCACCAGGGATGTCTTCCCGGCCCCGTTCTCGCCGACGAGCGCCACGACGATGCCGGCGGGAAGCCTGAGGTCGACGTCGCTCAGCACCCACGCATCCGTGCCGGGGTAACGGAAGGAGACGCGGTCCAGGTGAATTCCCTCCCGCAGAGCTTGGGGCGCCTGGACCGGCGTGGCCGGACCAGGCGCCCCGGCCGCGTAATCCTGCAGCCACACGTATCGCGACGCCGTCCGCAGCGCCCCCACGAGCCAGGTGGTCTGGCCGACGGCGCTGCCGAGCATCCCGTTCATCTGT
It includes:
- a CDS encoding aminotransferase class V-fold PLP-dependent enzyme, whose product is MTPNLLSYRDEFPVLADKVFLGSHTLAPLSRRARAAVDRFMDTWQSKASAELVWFEDVIPEMRRVEACFARLINADPGEVALTPSVSAALSSLASCFDFSARDEVVISRQEFPTDCHAWLAQQRRGARVVWADGKDERAYAAALGPRTAVVSASRVSYLDGSLLDPDALAASCRDAGAFCVLDDYHGSGVVPLDVHAVGAEALVSGPLKYLLGGPGVAFLYVRADVAPSLHPTVTGWFSQRDFFAFDSSRLDWPDTSQRFALGTPSPAAVYAAGAGLDMILEVGVDAIRSRTLELSGLLIDALQSHGYRVRTPREPQRRGAVVSWEVDDSKRVLHDLLSRGVILDERHGCLRACPHFFNTEGDLDALLTALGQAGGLRP
- a CDS encoding DUF1707 domain-containing protein, yielding MRASDADRDAAAATLRDHFAVGRLTLDELAERLEVAVAATTTQELQAVTHDLPVAGQAARPAGPSRRRQDVKVLVAVLGDNVRRGRWRAGEEMVAVALLGDCKLDLRNATFEADEIFIRATAVLGDVTITVPEGMDVELSGIGILGDTTNSVTGEGLAGLPRLQIKALSVLGDVRVRARPPEGRRALRRGRDRG
- a CDS encoding DUF4097 family beta strand repeat-containing protein, encoding MSEWAVRDVLDIPLQGLKQVAVRVVGGEVAVATGAGGDARLTVRLEEGPPVEVRFSDGVLSVTHPDPPEGMLLRLLRSSSATRRVSVQLVVPACVQAEIQSVSAPVVVSGLQGPLTVRTVSGDIVLDGIGSPVDVMSVSGGLAARDLTSPLKVQTVSGSVAVAGGQAPSVRAQTVSGDVALDIAHPQGEYSVQTVSGEVALRTPAEPSLALEASSVSGGLVSDFGLDWEGRRPGNRRLRSRLGDGGAKARVRTVSGTLRVARRREQAA
- a CDS encoding sucrase/ferredoxin-like family protein; translation: MTESLPLSPAGEPRQPLAGTVKRYDRHVFVCTGRVGWPGHIDQDGGFIQDLHEAGAGVEGLKINACDEPSKADGTDLLLFPEGVRYLGVTVDQFSLLVEELSGTGISRALSHEALLGHHVFVCVHANRDVRCGKCGPPVARRFREEVQARGLSGQVAVRRTSHVGGHDRAGNVLIYPGGDWYGYVTPDEVPRIVEAHLQGGQIVADLWRGRIGMGEDDQVALASSWGAG
- a CDS encoding YciI family protein codes for the protein MRMERYSLVLLVRPGSAPEYDEQRLEEIQRLHLEHLGEMRRLGHLAAAGPVSDQDDPALRGICLYRTGVAETRELASGDPAVRAGRLAVKVMTWLVPEGQVSFDQPAPQDDASAT
- a CDS encoding helix-turn-helix transcriptional regulator; this encodes MTPRLFRHGDLRLYLLELLEQEPRHGYDIIVSLEGRFMGLYSPSPGTIYPRLAALEEEGLVTSREIDGRKVYSITDAGRTELRERAEELRELGDRVGASVKQIADEIRTEVLGSVRNLREELRNAGRDVRQQERRTARHVRESATEAKERMRAAKDHMRETKDAVRDAKDSLRDAKDSLREARDTLRQAGDETSEDYQEALEELEEAQNDYESALEEYEAARSEHDEARVTYEEARADYQSSRDQPEGLEEDLHDTAPSWSVAKVAARDALGVAVNSLKLAREGMEETVGAVSEGGDDVRRLRADLQSFVSDVLAAARRHNIDTDRLRSLRSLLLDTRSGIIEVLERREPRPPTPPVPPRPPAAPTPPVAPRPPAAPATPVPPTTAFAPAPPTPPTPPPPTQAATPPAPGAPGDVE
- a CDS encoding S8/S53 family peptidase translates to MPARVLAVALSVLCVAATQPASADNRFGGRDVIVAVLDTGLNPLHQEFDYRGPSSDDDQIVAWWDFTEAKGAKRNPAPGRLWDDRAPDPFDDNGHGTATASLAAGRNAAPFAVKEPSFAPGTQLAIGKVGNKGGSISGDAAAAVRWAVDTVKADVINMSFGHSYPFPSVWDDTDEALAYARRAGVTVVVANGNGFGNAGGPGAPGWASPNSTSDVISVGASDVFGVITHTDPEVVAKFFGVKAAGHNCNACYAGATGTSFSAPLVAGMAAKLIDTALAAGRPSTPQAVETLLKWSARDTLYPPSMEGYGVLDAASFAPAVQHAAAGTLPSSPNPVNALYVEQVANGLREHWSTTLDGGARHRIHPAGIAADTPEGVIGTSLPAGLAEAERHEFALAPGSTVTIDVGYGPGDPTLKDVQDIDFYVYSGNAESFTAEDLVVKSANEAGEAEKMSFTTTEGGTYTLVVVGWMIVADQPYTLSSSVAMQPSLDAMYVVVSDQGLVG
- a CDS encoding ABC transporter ATP-binding protein is translated as MSREPSEAPGLRESLRTLLVFVRLSFSNFPALALATALLVPLSWVMLPLEALWIRRLVDSVTQNPAEANFAAVALAATVCGMWLTSTVGERVMRTLGNRLGLVLDRQMTRLWTRIPGLEHHERPEYLDRLELLRTESWILKQALESFMHFAGISARLAISVVLLVRLHPLLLLLPAAGIPSFLTGRSVEKRLDRVQLRTAPSRRLSRHLFDLATSAGAGKELRVFAAGDEILRRRRTAWRDAHDREFAVQWRGAAATTAAAIFFSAGYAAAVALMVVRASQGRASAGDVVMALVLSAQMNGMLGSAVGQTTWLVGALRTASRYVWLQDYAAGAPGPATPVQAPQALREGIHLDRVSFRYPGTDAWVLSDVDLRLPAGIVVALVGENGAGKTSLVKLLCRFYEPSAGTIRVDGADLADLDVEQWRSRLSGAFQDYARFEFLLRESVGVGRLEDLDDAGRVSHAMARAGASEVTASLPRGLGTQLGSRWQEGEELSGGQWQKLALARALMRPEPLLLILDEPTSALDAQTEHALFERFAAESRKGGRVTLLVSHRFSTVRMADLIVVLDAGKVAEAGSHAQLMAKGGLYADLYSIQAKAYS
- a CDS encoding amidohydrolase family protein, yielding METLFRAVRVFDGSRFLDGPRDVLVRGGVVHSVAAGLDAGARVHKPEGGMLLPGFVDAHVHLSFADPAVVAAGGVTTVLDLGAPLAYVRRDQSPLTFRFAGPLITSPGGYPTRSWGSRGYGLEVRGPQEARDAVTLLADMGATVVKVAIEPAEGPVPDTSTLSAAVSQAHSIGLRVAAHALDASSVRKALDAGADLLAHMPVDELPDDVISELARRGTTIISTVRAFGAAPETMANLRRLVEAGVPVVYGTDLGNGPIRPGIDVLELQLLAEALGGMEAALASATSGAGALAGSGGTLAPGERADLVWVPKLDRMQDLASSKKVWIGGRLVA